One genomic region from Novipirellula caenicola encodes:
- a CDS encoding PDZ domain-containing protein: MFLASVAFVGISIAVAPSHGLAADDVSYRQAMAEAVRATANHVLSSVVVVEVVGGTGGAEGEVEQDAPTSGVIVDKDGYVLASSIVVRRPSATILVVLPDGSRHAAEVVSKDEHRDLVLLKIKTDTELTPIPLPDQIDARIGQTTVAVGRYGIDASPLVSRGVLSGQERLDGIAIQADARVTASFYGGLLVDLYGNALGILIPAVAEGGAEADTDWYDSGIAFAIPLDVVKKNLARMRAGDNIKKGLIGIVAKSKDPYENQTELAAIRVRSPAEAAGLKAGDKVRAFNAKKVQRHQDVRLLLGKFDAGDTISIEVERDGKPLTFDVTLTDSIPPLQPQRLGVIAVDQAPAKTQDDDSEDEDSTDEDPAKQVVISEVITGTAADGKLEPGDIIQKIGVAEVDGVESLRRQMIAAEPGKAIELTVKRSEENQTITLTPDSIDSGVMTAIPKAWGEIKAKWSIKELKLPDAANVAAVLAPQNDAPVKQLGLMVLLMNPGEAAPKELLASWRDVAEKTGVVVCAVAAEDNQRWQPKEIEVISRFVASIQKTSAIEPMAVAVAAPGAISGAKAEAADSMALAVAMSASRTFYGVAVSAKTRPPAVRLRENDAEASLQVLLPIERNAEPPTWAPTLKKSGYPVVQAGDVDKETLLRWVRLLQAI, from the coding sequence ATGTTCCTTGCGAGCGTCGCCTTCGTTGGCATCTCGATCGCCGTGGCACCATCACACGGACTTGCCGCGGACGACGTTTCCTATCGTCAAGCGATGGCCGAAGCGGTGCGGGCGACCGCGAACCATGTGCTGTCATCGGTCGTGGTCGTTGAAGTCGTCGGCGGGACCGGGGGTGCCGAAGGCGAAGTCGAACAAGACGCACCGACCAGTGGTGTGATCGTCGACAAGGATGGTTATGTGCTTGCCTCGAGCATCGTGGTGCGTCGTCCCTCGGCCACGATCCTGGTCGTGTTGCCGGACGGGTCGCGACATGCCGCCGAGGTCGTCTCGAAAGATGAACACCGTGACTTGGTGCTGCTAAAGATCAAGACGGACACTGAACTGACCCCGATCCCGCTGCCTGATCAAATCGATGCTCGCATCGGCCAAACCACGGTCGCAGTCGGACGCTATGGGATCGATGCTTCACCGCTGGTCAGCCGCGGCGTGCTGAGCGGCCAGGAACGGCTAGACGGAATCGCGATCCAAGCCGATGCACGGGTCACCGCCTCGTTTTATGGCGGGTTGCTGGTGGATTTGTACGGCAACGCTTTGGGGATCTTGATTCCGGCAGTTGCCGAGGGTGGCGCCGAAGCGGACACCGATTGGTATGACTCGGGGATTGCGTTTGCCATCCCGCTTGACGTCGTCAAAAAGAACCTGGCTCGCATGCGAGCTGGCGACAACATCAAAAAGGGACTGATTGGGATCGTCGCGAAAAGCAAAGACCCGTATGAAAACCAGACGGAACTTGCTGCCATTCGAGTCCGATCGCCCGCCGAAGCTGCGGGATTGAAGGCGGGCGACAAGGTGCGTGCATTCAATGCCAAGAAAGTCCAACGACATCAAGATGTGCGACTGTTGCTGGGGAAATTCGATGCCGGTGACACCATCTCGATCGAAGTCGAACGTGATGGAAAACCGCTCACCTTTGACGTCACGCTGACCGATTCGATCCCACCGCTGCAACCGCAGCGTTTAGGGGTGATTGCGGTGGACCAGGCCCCCGCGAAAACGCAAGACGATGATTCAGAGGACGAGGATTCCACCGACGAGGATCCCGCCAAACAAGTCGTCATCAGCGAGGTGATCACTGGCACCGCGGCCGACGGGAAACTTGAACCCGGCGATATCATCCAAAAGATCGGCGTCGCCGAAGTGGATGGCGTGGAGTCGCTTCGCCGTCAAATGATCGCTGCCGAGCCAGGCAAAGCGATCGAACTGACCGTCAAGCGTTCGGAAGAGAACCAAACGATCACGCTGACCCCCGATTCGATCGACAGCGGCGTGATGACGGCGATCCCTAAAGCTTGGGGCGAGATCAAAGCCAAATGGTCGATCAAAGAACTGAAGCTACCCGACGCGGCCAATGTTGCCGCGGTCTTGGCGCCGCAAAACGATGCACCTGTGAAGCAATTGGGATTGATGGTGTTGCTGATGAATCCTGGCGAAGCCGCTCCGAAAGAATTGCTTGCGTCATGGCGCGACGTCGCCGAAAAAACGGGAGTGGTCGTGTGTGCTGTGGCCGCAGAAGACAACCAACGATGGCAACCCAAAGAGATTGAGGTCATCAGCCGATTCGTCGCGTCGATTCAAAAGACATCGGCCATCGAACCTATGGCCGTCGCCGTCGCTGCCCCCGGCGCGATCAGCGGGGCAAAAGCCGAAGCGGCCGATTCGATGGCGTTGGCGGTCGCAATGTCCGCGAGCCGTACGTTCTACGGCGTTGCGGTGTCGGCAAAAACACGCCCGCCGGCGGTTCGGCTGCGAGAAAATGATGCGGAAGCGTCACTGCAAGTTCTGCTGCCAATCGAACGAAACGCGGAACCACCCACCTGGGCACCGACGCTGAAGAAATCGGGATACCCCGTCGTCCAAGCGGGCGACGTGGACAAAGAAACGCTGCTGCGATGGGTACGTCTGCTGCAAGCGATCTAG